A section of the Dermacoccus nishinomiyaensis genome encodes:
- a CDS encoding Pls/PosA family non-ribosomal peptide synthetase — translation MTRPDDTTPQAPVPTEPEAAEPEPSGTRDPLLRGDLAPAPRTLVDILRASVAAHPDDPAVDNGQDVLTYAEFAQAAEQFADALHELGIGSGERIGIRIPSGTLDLYVAIAGTLVAGCAYVPVDFDDPDERADTVFGEADVAAIIGKDLVISPRAPHADDAAAHDDVRTGDPALTDDAWIIFTSGSTGKPKGVAVTHRNAAAFVDAEANLFLQNAPIAPGDRVMAGLSVAFDASCEEMWLAWRYGACLVPAPRSLVKSGMDLGPWLTANDITIISTVPTLVALWPHEAIKDVRLVILGGEACPPEIGARLATEAREVWNTYGPTEATVVACAAQLTGEPPVRIGLPLDGWDLAVVDSEGNPVPQGEAGELIIGGVGLARYLDPAKDAEKYAPMPTLGWDRAYRSGDIVVNDPIGLTFQGRADDQIKLNGRRIELGEVDSALLQLPHVSGAAAAVRTSETGNKLLVGYLTVKDGFDRKAATAHLRETMPAALVPQLAVVDTLPTRTSGKIDRDALPWPLEIPMGDGDGETFTGTAARLQELFASILGTPPTSPDDNFFDLGGGSLTAAQLVARLRETNPEITVADVYEANSITELAATIDQMSSPTGRLNDNVVKVRRSTQTLQVVASLAVRQFSALRWLTWLGAGANLAHASGMTWVPTLSWWWILVGWVLFVAPPGRMLLAAGFARTILAGVTPGAYSRGGRTHLRVWLAERIADELGATNLAGAPLVKFYGRLLGCDIKKHVDLHSLPPVTGFLTLGKGCSIEPEVELRGHWIDGDTFHLGRIEVGPNARVGTRSTLLPGARVGKRAEIAPGSGVFGRVPADQLWSGAPAEHIGTARGPWDEQAPPNKPIWLVAYGATGIAASLIPSVGSAAGLAVLWPWLRHADSVADIARIGAIGVIPATLVGFVVTALVILAAVRALGRGLVAGHHPIHGGQGWRAWTTMRILDEARTWLFPLYSSTLTPNWLRALGAKIGREVEASTVLMLPKMADVGEGAFLADDTLVANYELGGGWIRIAPVKVGKGAFIGNSGMAAPGRKVPKRGLVAVLSAAPARGAAKKGTSWLGSPPQRLRRQAGETDASRTTAPPTKLRVARAVVEALRIIPQSLHSALIAGAALTMLWVADTHSWWLAALTAGFVLVGFGALGGASAVIAKWLLVGRLRVTEYPLWSSFVWRNELADTFTEVVAAPWLIRANGGTPVLNLWLRAMGAKIGHGVWCETYWLPEADLIRLGDGACVNSGCVVQTHLFHDRILAMDTVTLGAGATLGPNSVVLPAAKIGTHATVGPTSLVMRGESVPDKTRWLGNPIGPWIEDENPADARRDGGEMETDDAVAHDDEAARTSQGATHVEFHDEPSSPVASDEHPGDGQPVTNGASFEGRDATPTARPESDS, via the coding sequence CTCCCGCGCCGCGCACACTCGTCGACATCCTGCGCGCGAGCGTCGCCGCGCACCCGGACGACCCGGCCGTCGACAACGGCCAGGACGTGCTGACGTACGCCGAATTCGCCCAGGCCGCAGAGCAGTTCGCCGACGCCCTGCACGAGCTGGGCATCGGTTCGGGTGAGCGCATCGGCATCCGCATCCCGTCGGGAACCCTTGATCTGTACGTCGCGATCGCGGGGACGCTCGTCGCGGGCTGCGCGTACGTGCCGGTCGACTTCGACGACCCCGACGAGCGCGCCGACACCGTCTTCGGCGAGGCCGACGTCGCCGCCATCATCGGCAAGGACCTCGTCATCAGCCCCCGCGCGCCGCACGCCGACGACGCCGCGGCGCATGACGACGTGCGCACCGGCGACCCTGCCCTCACCGACGACGCGTGGATCATCTTCACCTCGGGTTCGACGGGCAAGCCGAAGGGCGTGGCCGTCACGCATCGCAACGCTGCGGCGTTCGTCGACGCCGAGGCCAACCTGTTCCTGCAGAACGCACCCATCGCGCCGGGTGATCGCGTCATGGCGGGTCTGTCCGTCGCGTTCGACGCGAGCTGCGAGGAGATGTGGCTCGCGTGGCGCTACGGTGCCTGCCTCGTGCCCGCACCGCGCAGCCTGGTGAAGTCGGGCATGGATCTGGGGCCGTGGCTGACGGCGAACGACATCACGATCATCTCGACGGTGCCGACGCTCGTCGCGCTGTGGCCGCACGAGGCGATCAAGGACGTCCGCCTCGTCATCCTCGGCGGCGAGGCGTGCCCGCCCGAGATCGGTGCCCGTCTCGCGACCGAGGCCCGCGAGGTGTGGAATACCTACGGCCCGACGGAGGCGACCGTCGTCGCCTGCGCCGCGCAGCTGACGGGTGAGCCACCCGTGCGCATCGGCTTGCCCCTCGACGGGTGGGATCTCGCCGTCGTCGACTCCGAGGGCAACCCCGTGCCGCAGGGTGAGGCGGGCGAGCTCATCATCGGCGGCGTCGGCCTCGCGCGCTACCTCGATCCGGCCAAGGACGCGGAGAAGTACGCGCCGATGCCGACGCTCGGGTGGGATCGCGCGTACCGAAGCGGCGACATCGTCGTCAACGATCCGATCGGTCTGACGTTCCAAGGCCGCGCCGACGACCAGATCAAACTCAACGGCCGACGCATCGAGCTCGGCGAGGTCGACTCCGCGCTGCTGCAACTGCCGCACGTCAGTGGTGCGGCTGCGGCGGTGCGTACCTCGGAGACGGGCAACAAGCTGCTCGTCGGCTACCTCACCGTCAAGGACGGCTTCGACCGCAAGGCCGCCACCGCGCACCTGCGCGAGACGATGCCCGCGGCGCTCGTGCCGCAGCTCGCCGTCGTCGACACGCTGCCGACGCGCACCTCCGGCAAGATCGACCGCGATGCGCTGCCATGGCCCCTCGAGATCCCGATGGGTGACGGCGACGGCGAGACGTTCACGGGCACGGCGGCGCGGCTGCAGGAGCTGTTCGCCAGCATCCTGGGCACTCCCCCGACGTCGCCGGACGACAACTTCTTCGACCTCGGCGGCGGCTCGCTGACGGCGGCGCAGCTCGTCGCGCGGCTGCGTGAGACGAACCCGGAGATCACCGTCGCCGACGTCTACGAGGCGAACTCGATCACCGAACTCGCCGCGACGATCGACCAGATGTCCTCTCCCACCGGGCGATTGAACGACAACGTCGTCAAGGTGCGCCGCAGCACGCAGACGTTGCAGGTCGTCGCGTCGCTCGCTGTACGCCAGTTCTCGGCGCTGCGTTGGCTGACGTGGTTGGGTGCCGGCGCGAACCTCGCGCACGCCTCCGGCATGACGTGGGTGCCGACGCTGAGCTGGTGGTGGATCCTCGTGGGCTGGGTGCTGTTCGTCGCCCCGCCGGGGCGGATGCTGCTGGCCGCCGGATTCGCCCGCACCATCCTCGCGGGGGTGACGCCGGGCGCGTACAGCCGCGGTGGACGCACCCACCTGCGCGTCTGGCTCGCCGAACGCATCGCCGACGAACTGGGCGCCACCAACCTCGCCGGTGCGCCGCTCGTCAAGTTCTACGGCCGCCTGCTCGGCTGCGACATCAAGAAGCACGTCGACCTGCACAGCCTGCCGCCCGTCACCGGCTTCCTCACGCTCGGCAAGGGCTGCTCGATCGAGCCCGAGGTGGAGCTGCGCGGGCACTGGATCGACGGTGACACGTTCCATCTCGGACGCATCGAGGTCGGACCGAACGCCCGCGTCGGCACGCGCTCGACGCTGCTGCCCGGCGCCCGCGTCGGCAAGCGCGCGGAGATCGCTCCCGGTTCGGGCGTGTTCGGTCGGGTGCCCGCCGATCAGCTCTGGTCCGGGGCGCCTGCCGAGCACATCGGCACCGCACGCGGCCCGTGGGACGAGCAGGCGCCGCCGAACAAGCCGATCTGGCTCGTCGCGTACGGCGCGACGGGCATCGCCGCGTCGCTCATCCCATCGGTGGGTTCGGCGGCCGGGCTGGCCGTGCTGTGGCCCTGGCTGCGTCACGCCGACTCGGTCGCGGACATCGCCCGCATCGGCGCGATCGGCGTCATCCCGGCGACGCTCGTCGGTTTCGTCGTCACGGCACTCGTCATCCTGGCTGCGGTGCGCGCCCTCGGCCGCGGCCTCGTCGCCGGCCACCACCCGATTCACGGCGGTCAGGGCTGGCGCGCGTGGACGACAATGCGCATCCTCGACGAGGCCCGCACCTGGCTGTTCCCGCTCTACTCGAGCACGCTGACGCCTAATTGGCTGCGCGCGCTCGGCGCGAAGATCGGACGTGAGGTCGAGGCCTCGACCGTGCTCATGCTGCCGAAGATGGCGGACGTCGGCGAGGGCGCGTTCCTCGCCGACGACACCCTCGTCGCCAACTACGAACTCGGCGGCGGCTGGATTCGCATCGCGCCCGTCAAGGTCGGCAAGGGTGCCTTCATCGGCAACTCGGGCATGGCCGCGCCCGGGCGCAAGGTGCCGAAGCGCGGCCTCGTCGCCGTACTGTCGGCCGCGCCCGCACGCGGGGCGGCGAAGAAGGGCACGAGCTGGCTCGGCTCGCCGCCGCAACGTCTGCGCCGCCAGGCCGGTGAGACGGACGCCTCCCGTACCACCGCGCCGCCGACAAAGCTGCGTGTCGCGCGCGCCGTCGTCGAGGCGCTGCGGATCATCCCGCAGTCGCTGCACTCGGCGCTCATCGCCGGTGCAGCGCTGACGATGCTGTGGGTCGCCGACACGCACTCGTGGTGGCTGGCGGCGCTGACGGCAGGATTCGTGCTCGTCGGCTTCGGCGCGCTCGGCGGGGCGTCCGCCGTCATCGCGAAGTGGCTACTGGTCGGGCGCCTGCGCGTCACCGAATACCCGCTGTGGAGTTCGTTCGTGTGGCGCAACGAACTCGCCGACACGTTCACCGAGGTCGTCGCCGCGCCCTGGCTCATCCGCGCCAACGGCGGCACGCCGGTGCTCAACCTGTGGCTGCGCGCGATGGGAGCGAAGATCGGCCACGGCGTGTGGTGCGAGACGTACTGGTTGCCCGAAGCCGACCTCATCCGCCTCGGCGACGGCGCCTGCGTCAACTCGGGTTGTGTCGTGCAGACTCATCTGTTCCACGACCGCATCCTCGCGATGGACACCGTCACCCTCGGCGCCGGCGCGACGCTCGGCCCGAACAGCGTCGTCCTGCCCGCCGCGAAGATCGGCACACACGCGACCGTCGGGCCGACGTCCCTCGTCATGCGCGGCGAGAGCGTGCCTGACAAGACCCGCTGGCTCGGCAATCCCATCGGCCCGTGGATCGAGGACGAGAACCCCGCCGACGCCCGCCGCGACGGCGGCGAGATGGAAACCGACGACGCCGTCGCGCACGATGACGAAGCGGCGCGCACTTCGCAGGGCGCGACCCACGTCGAGTTCCACGACGAACCGTCCTCACCGGTAGCATCCGACGAACACCCCGGCGACGGGCAGCCCGTCACGAACGGCGCCTCCTTCGAGGGACGCGACGCCACGCCGACCGCACGACCCGAAAGCGATTCCTGA
- a CDS encoding M1 family metallopeptidase, whose protein sequence is MFSSTPSGGADPYVPGHGDLAFGVDSYDLTLDYTPAGNRLDATAVLACRIVDDVPEASLDDGGVRRIELDLHHRLKVAKLTVSGAKMARFGQERSRLFIRFAQPLAPGARFTVTVAYKGSPGPMRGPDGDAGWEELENGVIVASQPHGSPTWFPCNDRAADKAVYRFAVTTDAEYHVVANGTLLRRRHTGRRATWTYECTAPMSPYLATLQIGPYQTRQIQAKPTDVRLVFPPRLREPVREAFSDQLHMIDFFSSRFGAYPFASYTAVITDDPLEIPLESQTLSTFGSNFANRGWDAQRLIAHELAHQWFGNAVTAASWEDIWLHEGFACYSEWLWSEEIHLGSADQRAREAWLRLSRLPKDLRLHDPGPKDMFDDRVYKRGALTLHALRLTMGDAAFFTLLQRWVAENTGKTVTTQQFVRLADEVAAAAGVEPVGALIAEWLETLPLPQLPGPGSTRV, encoded by the coding sequence ATGTTCAGCAGCACTCCGAGCGGCGGCGCCGACCCCTACGTCCCGGGTCACGGCGATCTGGCGTTCGGCGTCGATTCCTACGATCTGACCCTCGACTACACGCCCGCCGGTAACCGTCTCGACGCCACGGCCGTGCTCGCCTGCCGCATCGTCGACGACGTGCCGGAGGCCTCGCTCGACGACGGCGGGGTGCGCCGGATCGAACTCGACCTGCATCACCGGCTCAAGGTCGCGAAGCTGACGGTGTCGGGCGCGAAGATGGCGCGGTTCGGCCAGGAGCGTTCGCGGCTGTTCATCCGGTTCGCGCAGCCGCTCGCGCCGGGCGCGCGCTTCACCGTCACCGTCGCCTACAAAGGTTCGCCCGGTCCGATGCGCGGGCCCGATGGCGACGCGGGCTGGGAGGAGCTGGAGAACGGCGTCATCGTCGCGTCGCAGCCCCACGGTTCGCCGACGTGGTTCCCGTGCAACGACCGTGCCGCGGACAAGGCCGTCTACCGCTTCGCCGTGACGACGGATGCCGAGTACCACGTCGTCGCCAATGGCACTCTGCTGCGCCGCCGTCACACGGGCCGACGTGCGACGTGGACGTACGAGTGCACGGCACCCATGTCTCCGTACCTGGCGACGTTGCAGATCGGGCCGTACCAGACCCGTCAGATCCAGGCGAAGCCGACGGACGTCCGCCTCGTCTTCCCGCCTCGTCTGCGTGAGCCGGTCCGAGAGGCGTTCTCCGACCAGCTGCACATGATCGATTTCTTCTCCTCGCGCTTCGGCGCGTACCCCTTCGCCTCGTACACGGCCGTCATCACCGACGACCCGCTCGAGATCCCCCTCGAGTCGCAGACGTTGTCGACGTTCGGTTCGAACTTCGCGAACCGCGGCTGGGACGCGCAGCGCCTCATCGCGCACGAACTCGCGCACCAGTGGTTCGGCAACGCCGTGACGGCGGCGTCGTGGGAGGACATCTGGCTCCACGAGGGTTTCGCCTGCTACAGCGAGTGGCTGTGGAGCGAGGAGATCCATCTCGGGAGCGCCGACCAGCGGGCGCGCGAGGCGTGGCTGCGCCTGTCGCGGCTGCCGAAGGATCTGCGCCTGCACGATCCGGGCCCGAAGGACATGTTCGACGACCGCGTCTACAAGCGCGGAGCGCTGACGCTGCACGCCCTGCGCCTGACGATGGGTGACGCCGCGTTCTTCACGCTGCTGCAGCGATGGGTGGCCGAGAACACCGGCAAGACGGTGACGACGCAGCAGTTCGTGCGGCTCGCCGACGAGGTGGCTGCCGCAGCCGGCGTCGAACCCGTGGGCGCCCTCATCGCCGAGTGGCTCGAGACCCTCCCCCTGCCGCAGCTGCCTGGGCCAGGCTCCACGCGCGTCTGA
- a CDS encoding thioesterase family protein: protein MPADAPELPAFTPREDVDAYFISRLGTPEGAPEGARLFDPTIHVQGAWNEGEQHLAASAGLMVHCIEQHEPRDDMQLAKITFDVLGFIPLRPTLVSVRTIRPGRTIELVEATFSVDGRTIIVGRAWRLSKQDSSPVAGADVPAMPALEECTPYSMSSMWPGGFIHSLDGYEAEPYVPGRHRVWLRTQLPIVMGEQITPTTHFLSVIDGANGIAVRVDPREWMYPNVDLTVHLFRQPDPTATGFDTTVAMGESGLGVTMTSLHDIHGPVGRIAQSLTVRKL from the coding sequence ATGCCAGCTGATGCACCTGAGCTTCCCGCGTTCACCCCGCGCGAGGACGTCGACGCCTACTTCATCTCCCGCCTCGGGACCCCCGAAGGAGCCCCCGAGGGCGCGCGCCTGTTCGATCCGACGATCCACGTGCAGGGCGCCTGGAACGAGGGCGAGCAGCACCTCGCCGCGTCGGCAGGGCTCATGGTGCACTGCATCGAACAGCACGAGCCGCGCGACGACATGCAGCTTGCGAAGATCACCTTCGACGTCCTCGGCTTCATCCCGCTGCGTCCGACGCTCGTGTCGGTGCGCACGATCCGCCCCGGCCGCACGATCGAACTCGTCGAAGCGACGTTCAGCGTCGACGGACGAACCATCATCGTCGGGCGCGCGTGGCGTCTGTCGAAGCAGGATTCCTCGCCGGTGGCGGGCGCCGACGTGCCCGCCATGCCGGCCCTCGAAGAATGCACCCCCTACAGCATGTCGAGCATGTGGCCGGGCGGCTTCATCCACTCCCTCGACGGCTACGAGGCCGAACCCTACGTGCCGGGCCGACACCGCGTCTGGCTGCGCACGCAGCTGCCGATCGTCATGGGTGAACAGATCACCCCGACGACGCACTTCCTCTCCGTCATCGACGGCGCCAACGGCATCGCCGTCCGCGTCGATCCGCGCGAGTGGATGTACCCCAACGTCGATTTGACGGTGCACCTCTTCCGCCAACCCGACCCCACCGCAACGGGATTCGACACCACCGTCGCGATGGGCGAGAGCGGGCTCGGCGTCACGATGACGTCACTGCACGACATCCACGGCCCCGTCGGACGCATCGCGCAGAGCCTGACGGTCCGCAAGCTCTGA
- a CDS encoding ABC transporter ATP-binding protein — protein sequence MTSGGERADGERAAEAARGLVVSGARVTFAGQESPALDDVDVTVDAGRVLAVLGPSGCGKSTLLRAVAGLQRLDAGRVSFDGDDVTRVPTHKRDFALMFQDGQLFGHLDVAANVAYGLARRGVGRAEQAARVGQLLDLVGLPGYEKRSPATLSGGQQQRVALARALAVRPRLLLLDEPLSALDRGLRERLSTDLRAILTAENATALFVTHDHGEALTVADDIAVMRDGRIVQHGAAPEVWAVPSDEDTADFLGFTTTLDPDEATAVGLAPGRWKLRQSALRVVATGTASGSSSGDGVAMRDAGATHGSSWGEAAGARDARAPRALAASIVHSAVADELTRVSVRLDALPMLELAAVAYPGDVEPAALEPGARVGVVLDASQGVQFTH from the coding sequence CGGCGCGCGGGCTCGTCGTCAGCGGCGCCCGCGTGACGTTCGCCGGCCAGGAGTCACCGGCGCTCGACGACGTCGATGTCACCGTCGACGCCGGGCGCGTGCTCGCCGTCCTCGGCCCGAGCGGCTGCGGCAAGTCGACGCTGCTGCGCGCCGTCGCAGGCTTGCAGCGTCTCGACGCGGGGCGCGTCAGCTTCGACGGCGACGACGTGACGCGCGTGCCGACGCACAAGCGCGACTTCGCGCTGATGTTCCAGGACGGCCAACTGTTCGGGCACCTCGACGTCGCCGCGAACGTCGCCTACGGGCTGGCGCGACGTGGTGTGGGGCGCGCCGAGCAGGCCGCACGCGTCGGGCAACTGCTCGACCTCGTCGGGCTGCCTGGCTACGAGAAGCGTTCTCCCGCAACGCTTTCCGGCGGTCAACAGCAGCGTGTGGCGCTCGCGCGGGCCCTCGCGGTGCGACCGCGGTTGTTGCTCCTCGACGAGCCGCTCTCGGCCCTCGACAGAGGCCTGCGCGAGCGGTTGTCGACCGATCTGCGGGCCATCCTCACCGCCGAGAACGCGACCGCACTGTTCGTCACGCACGATCACGGCGAGGCGCTCACCGTCGCCGACGACATCGCCGTCATGCGCGACGGACGCATCGTCCAGCACGGTGCCGCGCCTGAGGTGTGGGCCGTGCCGTCCGACGAAGACACCGCCGATTTCCTCGGCTTCACGACGACCCTGGACCCCGACGAGGCGACAGCGGTGGGCCTCGCGCCGGGGCGTTGGAAGTTGCGTCAGAGTGCCCTACGGGTGGTTGCGACAGGAACGGCGTCCGGCTCCTCTTCGGGAGACGGTGTCGCAATGCGTGACGCCGGGGCGACGCATGGTTCCTCGTGGGGCGAAGCGGCCGGAGCGCGTGACGCCCGGGCCCCCCGCGCGCTGGCGGCGAGCATCGTGCACAGCGCGGTGGCGGACGAGTTGACGCGCGTGAGCGTCCGGCTCGATGCGCTGCCCATGCTGGAGCTGGCTGCTGTGGCCTACCCCGGCGACGTCGAACCGGCCGCGCTCGAGCCCGGCGCCCGCGTCGGCGTCGTGCTCGACGCCTCCCAGGGCGTGCAGTTCACCCACTGA